TGAAATACGCTAAAAGGCGCACTGTGGGGTGCATTACCAATAGCAAAACCGAATATATTCCAAGGTTCTTGCTCACGATTTTCTGTAGTTAAACTAGCGGAAGCAAAAGCTTTAAATTTTCCTTTGGTGAACTGCCCTGTAAGTCGGTTGGTTAAACGATCAAAACCAGAATTGATCAAAACCCCTTCTTGTTCGTAAAAAGTAGTATTGTAGTTATACGTTAAATTTTCAGCACCACCAGATAAGTTTACATTGAAATTTCGCACTACGGCGTTATCGTTTTGTACTTCATCAACAAAGTTTGTATCCCAATCCAATACGTTGCTATCTATTAAAAAATTTAGTGGCTCATCACCCCCAGCTTCTGCACTGGTCTCCGTAACGTAAAGAAAATCGGTTGTGTTAGATAATGGTGTACCAGAGGTAATGTTTTGGATACCTGTAAACATATTTACGTCTACCTTCATTTTACCTTTTTTACCACGTTTTGTTGTAATCAAGATTACACCACCGGCACCACGCACACCGTATACCGATGCAGAGGCACCATCCTTTAAGATGTCTATAGACTCAATTTGTTCAGGAGCAAGATTTGGATTTCCTTCTTGGGGTATGTTATCTACCACGTATAGCGGTTCTCCACCGTTCAAGGAAACTAATCCACGAATTTGTACGTTTGCGGCTTCCCCTGGACGACCACTTGCCGCTTGTATGTTTACACCGGCAACTTTACCTTGAATGGCAGCTCCAATGTCAGATACAGGTATTTTAACCAGTTCGTCAGAATCTACTTTAGCAACCGCACCGGTAACTTCTTTCTTCTTCTGTGTACCGTAACCCACAACAACGACCTCTTCTAATTGTTGGGAGTCTTCTTCCAAGGCTAAGTTCATGGTACTGGTATTAGCGGAAACTACTTGTTTTATAGTTTTAAAACCTAAGTAAGAGAACACTAAAGTTTCGCCTACGTTGGCATTAATGGTATAATTACCATCAAAATCGGTTACGGCTCCCTTGCCTGATCCTTCAACAACTATGGAGACGCCCGGCAATGGGGTGTTTTGTTGGTCCGTTACCACACCTGAAACGGTTTTCTGTGCGTAAGCCCAGCCTATTCCTAAAAATAGGTAGAGCACAAAGGCACTCATTTTCATAAATTTTGGTTTTTGTCCTTTCATAATGATGAGTTAGGTAGTTGGTATTTTAATGACACTATTAATATGTCATTGAAATAGATTAATAATTTAATTATTGAAAAAAATTCAGGTATGAAATTATCATATTATGAAAAGGAGTAATAAAAAACGCCCTCAATAAAAACTAGACACTGTTTTACTATTTTTAATCTTGGGCTATTTTTAAACAAAGAATTCAGAATATTTGGCAGGTTCTTTTTTGTGTATTCTTAAAATTTTTGAATTTCAGTATTTGTTGATTTTTTTGCCAAGTAAAAATTGCGGAAAACAAAGCTATTTCTGCATTTTACTGTAGGTTTAGCGGTATTTGGAAATAGCATAAAGAGTGCTGGTCTAGGTAGTATGTTCAGGTTTTGTTCAGATGTTCAATGTTATTTTAAGCTTAGGTTTTTGTCAAATTATGAAGCATCTTATTTATATGGCAAAACCTGCTAATATTTATCAATTTGATGGCTGTATAACCGTATTTAATGCCCAAATGGTGTAAAAAATTCAACGACACCTGAACAGATGCTTGCAGTTTGTTTAGAATAGAGTGGTGAAAAATAGGGTATTATCACTTAAAAGGTTGCCATTTTGACGAATACGAAAAGTGTAGCACTTATGTTGAACTTTTAACTTCTTACCTCATACCTTTTTTCTCTTTCTTTTACGGTTACCCGTAATTTTCCATGGAAGAAAAATACTACCTTGTTGGTCGGTTCTAAAACACTACTTCCCCCTGCCGTTTTGGAGTTTAAATTTAGGTATGAATTAATTAGATGCTTTATACAGTTGTTGGCATTCATTTTAAACAAGCATTTTGAAAATTATAACTTGGAATTGTAACGGAGCTTTAAGAAATAAGTTTAAACACTTACTAGACTTCGATGCCGACATATGCGTAATTCAAGAATGTGAAAATCCATTAGAAACTAAACATACAGAATATAAGAATTGGGCTGAAAATCATATTTGGATTGGGGACACAAAAAATAAGGGAATTGGAATTTTCGCGAAGAAGGGTATAGAATTAGATAAAAAAAATTGGACAGACGTTTATCGAGACTTAAGAGTAAAGCATTTTTTACCCTGTAGAGTCAATAATGATTTTGATTTATTGGCAGTTTGGACTCATAGTAATAAATCACCAACATTTGGTTACATTGGTCAATTGTGGAAATATCTTCAAATTCACAAACCGAAACTCCGCAAAAGTTTAATTCTGGGAGATTTTAATAGCAATGTGTGTTGGGATAAATTGGACAGATGGTGGAATCATTCGGATGTGGTAAAAGAACTTGAAGAAATAGGAATTAAAAGTCTTTATCACCACTATTGGAATGAGAAGCAAGGCGAAGAATCTCAACCAACATTTTTTCTTCATCGGAAAATAGAAAAACCTTATCATATTGATTATATTTTTGGGAGTTTGGACTTTCAAAATGGAATCAAAAAAATGGAGGTTGGTGCTTTGGAAAAATGGATTGTGGTTAGCGACCATTTACCAATTGTTTGTGAATTCAAAACGTAAAAAATAACCAATACTAACACAACCTATGAACAATAAAGGCTTCGGGCTTAAACGAAAGGTTTGTGTATATTTATGATGTAACTAAAGTTTTTGTATTTAGCTTTGGACAAGGCAAAATAAAATTAGACAATAAGTTATAGCTGCGTCCGAAGACGGAAACGTAAAATTTTCATGCCTCAGCATTCTGCTTAGGTCAAATGTTGTACATAATTGTAATCAAGATTCATCAGAGGTTTTTCTAACAAAC
The sequence above is a segment of the Maribacter dokdonensis DSW-8 genome. Coding sequences within it:
- a CDS encoding endonuclease/exonuclease/phosphatase family protein, with the translated sequence MKIITWNCNGALRNKFKHLLDFDADICVIQECENPLETKHTEYKNWAENHIWIGDTKNKGIGIFAKKGIELDKKNWTDVYRDLRVKHFLPCRVNNDFDLLAVWTHSNKSPTFGYIGQLWKYLQIHKPKLRKSLILGDFNSNVCWDKLDRWWNHSDVVKELEEIGIKSLYHHYWNEKQGEESQPTFFLHRKIEKPYHIDYIFGSLDFQNGIKKMEVGALEKWIVVSDHLPIVCEFKT